A region of Panthera uncia isolate 11264 chromosome D4, Puncia_PCG_1.0, whole genome shotgun sequence DNA encodes the following proteins:
- the CD4H9orf57 gene encoding uncharacterized protein C9orf57 homolog isoform X1 encodes MRIVFSDVFTLLCLLDVSYLSSVPGGAGGVICRLCNLSIPFHGCLLDLGTCKTKPGQYCVKEIHVKGGIQWYSIQGCTETQDECFKRVTKPSGILSTHCCLYSLCNL; translated from the exons ATGAGGATTGTCTTCAGTGATGTTTTTACCTTACTCTGCCTCTTGGATG ttagttatttatCTTCTGTACCTGGAGGTGCTGGAGGTGTGATTTGTAGATTATGCAACCTCTCAATCCCCTTCCATGGATGTCTTTTGGATCTTGGAACCTGCAAAACAAAACCTGGTCAGTACTGCGTAAAAGAGATTCACGTGAAAG GTGGAATTCAGTGGTATTCCATTCAAGGTTGCACAGAGACCCAAGATGAGTGCTTCAAGAGAGTAACAAAGCCTTCTGGAATTCTCTCTACTCACTGTTGCCTTTATTCTTTGTGCAATCTTTGA